In one Methanobrevibacter arboriphilus genomic region, the following are encoded:
- the feoB gene encoding ferrous iron transport protein B, which yields MNSIKIGLAGNPNVGKTTLFNQLTGLRQHVGNWPGKTVEKAEGHLNFNDSRIDVIDLPGNYALSAHSIEEIVSRDFIVDENSDVIVNIIDATNIERNLYLTTQMMELGANLVIALNMNKFAKKKEYDIDTNMLSELLGVPVVEIEAIDNTGKEELLEAVQNAAKNPIDSSKKLVYGTELTEHLDDLKNLIEKNKELSDVPSSWTAIKLLEDDDIIVEKVKTASNFIEIFNEVEKLKKHFKNVFGESSEEVVANYRYSYIDGLVKEAITKPEVEKQTITEKIDRVVTNRILGLPIFLVIMWIIFQITFTVGAPFQDLLDTGFVMLGDGILAVLGESWFSSLLVDGIIGGVGGVLVFLPQIFLMFLMISILEDSGYLARAAFVMDRIMHKFVGLHGKAFIPMILGFGCGVPGIMATRTMEHERDRILTMMIIPFMSCTARLPVYVLFVAAFFTAFQGEVIFSLYLLGIAVAIIIAAILKNTAFKGITTPFVMELPSYKLPSIKGVLIHTWEKGYGFIRKAGTIILAASIVVWVLSSVPVGVDYGSQESVIGQIGTVVAPIFGPLGFGEWQPSVALIFGVVAKEVVVGTFSSLFGVAEEGAGIESAMHEIFTPLSAYAFLVFVLLYVPCFAALGTIKQETNSWRWPLAMVGVTTVTAYIVSFIVYQGGTLLGFG from the coding sequence ATGAATAGTATAAAAATAGGATTAGCTGGAAATCCTAATGTGGGTAAAACAACTTTATTCAATCAATTGACTGGTCTTAGACAGCATGTTGGAAATTGGCCTGGTAAAACAGTAGAAAAAGCAGAAGGTCATCTAAATTTCAACGATTCGAGAATTGATGTAATTGATCTTCCAGGAAATTATGCTCTTAGTGCTCATTCTATTGAAGAGATAGTTTCTAGAGATTTTATTGTTGATGAAAATTCAGATGTTATAGTTAATATTATTGATGCAACTAATATTGAGAGAAATTTATATTTAACTACTCAAATGATGGAACTTGGTGCAAATTTAGTCATTGCTCTTAATATGAATAAATTTGCTAAAAAGAAAGAATATGATATCGATACAAATATGTTATCTGAACTTTTAGGAGTTCCTGTTGTAGAGATTGAGGCTATTGATAATACTGGAAAAGAAGAATTATTGGAAGCCGTTCAAAATGCTGCTAAAAACCCTATTGATAGTAGTAAAAAATTAGTTTATGGTACAGAGTTAACTGAACATCTTGATGATCTTAAAAATCTTATTGAAAAGAATAAAGAATTATCTGATGTTCCATCATCATGGACAGCTATAAAACTGTTAGAAGATGATGATATAATAGTTGAAAAAGTTAAAACTGCTTCAAACTTTATTGAAATATTCAATGAAGTTGAAAAATTAAAAAAACATTTTAAAAATGTTTTTGGCGAGTCTTCTGAAGAAGTTGTTGCTAATTATAGATATTCTTATATTGATGGTTTGGTTAAAGAAGCTATTACTAAACCAGAAGTAGAAAAACAGACAATCACTGAAAAAATTGATAGAGTAGTTACTAATAGAATATTAGGACTTCCAATATTTTTAGTTATAATGTGGATTATATTTCAAATTACTTTTACTGTTGGAGCACCATTCCAAGATCTTCTTGATACTGGATTTGTCATGCTTGGAGATGGTATATTAGCAGTGCTTGGTGAATCTTGGTTTTCTTCACTACTTGTTGATGGTATTATAGGTGGTGTTGGTGGAGTACTTGTATTTTTACCTCAAATATTTTTGATGTTTTTGATGATTAGTATTCTTGAAGATTCAGGATACCTTGCAAGAGCTGCTTTTGTTATGGATAGGATCATGCATAAATTTGTAGGTCTTCATGGAAAAGCATTTATTCCAATGATTTTAGGATTTGGATGTGGTGTTCCAGGAATTATGGCTACTAGGACAATGGAGCATGAAAGAGATAGGATATTAACAATGATGATAATTCCTTTCATGTCTTGTACTGCTAGATTACCTGTTTATGTATTATTTGTCGCTGCTTTCTTTACTGCTTTCCAAGGTGAAGTTATATTCTCGTTATATCTTCTTGGAATAGCTGTAGCTATTATAATTGCTGCAATTCTTAAAAACACTGCATTTAAGGGAATTACAACTCCTTTTGTTATGGAATTACCTTCTTATAAGCTGCCTTCTATAAAAGGTGTACTTATTCATACTTGGGAAAAAGGTTATGGTTTCATTAGAAAAGCAGGTACAATTATCCTTGCAGCTTCTATTGTAGTGTGGGTTTTAAGTAGTGTACCAGTTGGAGTTGATTATGGATCTCAAGAATCTGTAATTGGACAGATTGGTACTGTTGTAGCTCCAATTTTTGGACCATTAGGATTTGGTGAATGGCAACCTTCTGTAGCTTTAATATTTGGTGTAGTAGCTAAGGAGGTGGTTGTAGGAACTTTCAGTTCCCTCTTCGGAGTTGCTGAAGAAGGAGCGGGCATTGAATCGGCAATGCATGAGATTTTCACACCGCTTTCTGCATATGCGTTCTTAGTATTTGTATTACTATATGTTCCATGTTTTGCAGCTTTGGGTACTATAAAACAAGAAACAAACTCTTGGAGATGGCCATTAGCCATGGTAGGTGTTACTACAGTAACTGCATATATTGTGTCGTTCATTGTATATCAAGGTGGAACCCTTTTAGGTTTTGGTTGA
- the pdxS gene encoding pyridoxal 5'-phosphate synthase lyase subunit PdxS codes for MKKGTDVLKEGFAKMTKGGVIMDVVNATEAGIAEDAGAVAVMALEKVPADIRASGGVARMADPNKVKEIVEAVSIPVMAKARIGHIAEAQILETLGVDMIDESEVLTPADEEYHINKKEFTIPFVCGARNLGEALRRIDEGAAMIRTKGEPGTGNIVEAVRHMRMVTSEIREIQGKNEEELRNFARIIEAPFPLVKEVAEIGKLPVVNFAAGGVATPADASLMMQLGSDGIFVGSGIFKSENPEEFAKAIVEATANYDKPEVLADVSKGLGEAMKGVEISEIAENERMQERGW; via the coding sequence ATGAAAAAAGGAACTGATGTTTTAAAAGAAGGATTCGCAAAAATGACTAAAGGTGGAGTCATTATGGATGTTGTTAATGCTACAGAAGCAGGTATTGCTGAAGATGCTGGTGCAGTTGCAGTAATGGCTTTAGAAAAGGTACCTGCAGATATTCGTGCTAGTGGAGGAGTAGCTAGAATGGCTGATCCAAATAAGGTTAAGGAAATTGTTGAAGCAGTTTCAATACCTGTTATGGCTAAAGCACGAATTGGTCATATAGCTGAAGCTCAGATTTTAGAAACTTTAGGTGTAGATATGATTGATGAAAGTGAAGTACTTACGCCTGCTGATGAGGAATATCATATTAATAAGAAAGAATTCACTATTCCATTTGTATGTGGAGCAAGAAACTTAGGGGAAGCTTTACGTAGAATTGATGAAGGTGCAGCTATGATCAGAACTAAAGGTGAACCTGGTACTGGAAACATTGTTGAAGCGGTTCGTCATATGAGAATGGTTACTTCTGAAATCCGTGAAATTCAAGGTAAAAACGAAGAAGAATTAAGAAATTTCGCTAGAATTATTGAAGCTCCTTTCCCACTTGTAAAAGAGGTTGCAGAAATTGGTAAGTTGCCTGTTGTTAATTTTGCTGCTGGTGGTGTAGCTACTCCTGCTGATGCTTCTCTTATGATGCAATTAGGTTCTGATGGTATTTTTGTTGGTTCTGGTATTTTCAAATCTGAAAACCCTGAAGAATTTGCAAAAGCTATTGTTGAAGCTACAGCAAATTATGATAAACCTGAAGTTTTAGCTGATGTTTCAAAAGGTTTAGGTGAAGCTATGAAAGGGGTTGAAATCTCTGAGATAGCTGAAAATGAGCGTATGCAAGAAAGAGGATGGTAA
- a CDS encoding FeoA family protein, with protein sequence MEEKNINSIKTLNQLKNGERGTIVSFSDRGDVELKRHLLGMGFVKGSEITLEKVAPLGDPIKFRLKGYSICLRKNEAENIKVQVVN encoded by the coding sequence ATGGAGGAAAAAAATATTAATTCAATAAAAACATTAAATCAACTTAAAAATGGTGAAAGAGGAACTATTGTTTCTTTTTCTGATAGAGGAGATGTTGAATTAAAAAGGCATCTTTTAGGTATGGGGTTTGTTAAAGGTTCTGAAATTACTTTAGAAAAAGTAGCTCCTTTAGGAGATCCTATTAAATTTAGATTAAAAGGATATTCAATTTGTCTTCGTAAAAATGAGGCAGAAAATATCAAAGTTCAAGTGGTGAACTGA
- the rpl37A gene encoding 50S ribosomal protein L37Ae: MARTKKVGITGRFGARYGRKAKRTVKSIEENMKKKHVCPKCDRPAVKRQAVGIWKCSKCDTVFTGGAYVPQTPMLKTANRNIKRVVGGD, encoded by the coding sequence ATGGCAAGAACAAAAAAAGTGGGAATTACAGGAAGATTTGGAGCAAGATATGGAAGAAAAGCTAAAAGAACTGTAAAATCCATTGAAGAAAACATGAAAAAGAAGCATGTTTGTCCTAAATGTGATAGACCAGCTGTTAAAAGACAAGCTGTAGGAATTTGGAAATGTAGTAAATGTGATACAGTATTTACTGGTGGAGCTTATGTTCCTCAAACTCCAATGCTTAAAACAGCTAACAGAAATATTAAGAGGGTAGTTGGAGGGGACTAA
- a CDS encoding prefoldin subunit beta, whose amino-acid sequence MEVPQNIQHQLNQFQQLQQQAQAVTVQKQNVDIQIQETESALEELKKSDENAEVFKTAGNLLIKVNRTEINEELEEKLETLKLREKTMARQEERVMKKLQEMQSSIQEAMQNQAPQ is encoded by the coding sequence ATGGAAGTACCTCAAAATATACAACATCAATTAAATCAATTTCAACAATTACAACAGCAAGCTCAAGCTGTAACTGTACAGAAACAAAATGTAGATATTCAGATCCAAGAAACTGAAAGTGCTCTTGAAGAATTAAAAAAGAGTGATGAAAATGCAGAGGTTTTTAAAACAGCTGGAAACTTGCTAATTAAAGTAAATCGTACTGAAATTAATGAAGAACTTGAAGAAAAACTAGAAACTCTTAAATTAAGAGAAAAAACTATGGCTCGTCAAGAAGAAAGAGTTATGAAAAAGCTTCAAGAGATGCAATCTTCAATCCAAGAAGCTATGCAAAATCAAGCTCCTCAATAA
- a CDS encoding DNA-directed RNA polymerase subunit P codes for MYKCSECGTEIDPKSYMENKCPKCRYRILFKKVPAVKRTIKSR; via the coding sequence TTGTATAAATGTTCTGAATGTGGAACAGAAATTGATCCAAAAAGCTACATGGAAAATAAATGTCCTAAATGTAGATATAGGATTCTTTTCAAAAAAGTTCCAGCTGTTAAAAGAACTATTAAATCAAGATAG
- a CDS encoding arsenic resistance protein, protein MNALEKFQSIIILVAIIFGLVFGQLSIINNSAGYFIIPFLFLMLFGIFGSISLKDFKKSFSNFKFAKVTLLMNFIWTPLFAYILGAIFLNQHIDIWVGFIMLMVTPCTDWYLIFTDIAKGNLPLSTSILPLNLILQIILLPIYLLLFFGVFGSFDYGILLESILLMVFLPFILAQIARYLFTNMKSLNRFKDNFFSFFESSQIIFLSLAIFCMFASNGYLLVNNLWVILLLLIPMFLFFILNFFIGRLLTNKLNFCYADSVSLSMTTLARNSPIALAIAVIAFPNQPLVALALVIGPLIELPVLAIISQILLFSKRKNFL, encoded by the coding sequence ATGAATGCTTTAGAAAAATTTCAATCCATTATAATACTTGTTGCTATAATATTTGGGCTAGTTTTTGGACAACTATCAATAATTAATAATAGTGCTGGCTATTTTATAATACCTTTTTTATTTTTGATGCTATTTGGTATATTTGGATCTATATCTCTTAAAGATTTTAAGAAGAGTTTCTCTAATTTTAAATTTGCAAAAGTTACTCTTTTAATGAATTTTATTTGGACTCCTTTATTTGCTTATATTCTTGGAGCTATCTTTCTAAATCAACATATAGATATTTGGGTTGGGTTTATAATGTTGATGGTGACTCCTTGTACTGATTGGTATCTGATTTTTACAGATATTGCTAAAGGAAATCTTCCTCTTTCTACTTCAATTCTTCCTTTAAATTTAATATTACAAATAATACTTCTTCCAATATATTTATTATTATTTTTTGGTGTTTTTGGTTCATTTGATTATGGAATTTTACTTGAAAGCATATTACTTATGGTTTTTTTACCATTTATTTTAGCTCAAATAGCTAGATATCTTTTTACAAATATGAAATCATTAAATCGTTTTAAAGATAATTTTTTTAGTTTTTTTGAGTCTTCTCAAATTATTTTTTTGAGTTTAGCTATTTTTTGTATGTTTGCTTCAAATGGTTATTTATTGGTTAATAATTTGTGGGTTATTTTACTTTTACTTATTCCAATGTTTTTATTTTTCATTTTAAACTTTTTTATAGGTAGATTGTTAACTAACAAATTAAATTTTTGTTATGCAGATTCAGTTAGCTTATCTATGACTACCCTTGCAAGAAATTCTCCAATTGCTTTAGCTATAGCTGTAATAGCTTTTCCAAATCAACCTTTAGTTGCTTTAGCATTAGTTATAGGGCCTTTAATAGAACTACCAGTTTTAGCTATTATATCTCAAATTTTGCTATTTAGCAAAAGAAAAAATTTTTTATAA
- a CDS encoding Brix domain-containing protein — MLISTSRKPSSKTRAFCKNLSHALDTDYVNRGKMSMRELQLKSNSLGLDNIVLVYEMKGNPSKITFFSNDGEELLVILGSVNTTNQRLHIKTSELSFKSEIPELDLLSDIFPINDSNDNYNENHIYVEKLEDYDDEYDDIEDFNKRIGIIHFYNRDGNDTGLKINIRKIID; from the coding sequence ATGTTAATTTCAACTTCAAGAAAACCATCATCAAAGACTCGTGCTTTTTGTAAAAATCTTTCACATGCTCTAGATACCGATTATGTTAATCGTGGAAAGATGAGTATGAGAGAATTACAGTTAAAGTCTAATAGTCTTGGCTTAGACAACATAGTCCTTGTTTATGAAATGAAAGGAAACCCAAGTAAAATTACTTTTTTTTCTAATGATGGTGAAGAATTATTAGTTATTCTTGGTTCTGTTAATACAACTAATCAACGTTTACATATAAAGACTTCTGAGTTATCTTTTAAGTCTGAAATTCCAGAATTGGATCTTCTTAGTGATATATTTCCCATAAATGATTCTAATGATAACTATAATGAAAATCATATATATGTTGAAAAATTAGAAGATTATGATGATGAATATGATGATATTGAAGATTTCAATAAAAGAATAGGCATTATTCATTTTTATAATAGGGACGGGAATGATACTGGTCTTAAAATTAATATTAGGAAAATCATTGATTAA
- a CDS encoding type 1 glutamine amidotransferase domain-containing protein yields MSKIAVMLGNMYEDVEYTEPAEAFKENGHELTIIGIEKGEKVKGKRGNSSAIVERSVKDVLINDFDALFIPGGYSPDELRVDEDVVLFTKKFVESGKPVFAICHAPQLLITAQAINGRKITGWKSIIQDIKNAGATFVDAEVVKDDNIISSRSPADIPAFIKATLKQLNSNE; encoded by the coding sequence ATGAGCAAAATTGCAGTTATGTTAGGAAATATGTATGAAGATGTAGAATACACAGAACCTGCAGAAGCTTTTAAAGAAAATGGACATGAATTAACAATCATAGGGATTGAAAAAGGAGAAAAAGTTAAAGGTAAGCGAGGGAATTCGTCAGCGATAGTTGAAAGATCTGTTAAAGATGTATTAATAAATGATTTTGATGCTCTTTTTATACCTGGAGGATATTCTCCAGATGAATTAAGAGTAGATGAGGATGTTGTACTTTTTACAAAAAAATTTGTTGAAAGTGGTAAACCAGTTTTTGCAATATGTCATGCCCCACAACTTTTAATCACTGCCCAAGCTATAAACGGTCGTAAAATCACAGGATGGAAATCTATTATACAAGATATTAAAAATGCAGGAGCTACTTTTGTTGATGCAGAAGTTGTTAAAGATGACAACATAATTTCAAGTAGAAGTCCAGCTGATATTCCTGCTTTTATTAAAGCAACACTTAAACAGCTAAATAGTAATGAATAA
- a CDS encoding HisA/HisF family protein yields MLEVIPVLDLMNSMAVSGKSGNRDTYTPLNSIFASNSDPISLANNLKFNGAKQIYIADLDLIEKRGHNLDKIKMINTVLPVMLDSGIRNLESFDFFLKFANKLIVASETLESIEELYKIFDKYPKERIIVSVDIKNGELLSNFEVSLDDFKKDLIEIDPDEIILLDISNVGTKKGFNTELLNEFSEFKDKLILGGGINKEEIPNIEKFGINKALVGSALHNGEIRII; encoded by the coding sequence ATGTTAGAAGTAATACCTGTATTGGATTTGATGAACTCTATGGCTGTTTCTGGAAAGTCAGGAAATAGGGATACTTACACTCCTCTTAATTCTATTTTTGCTTCAAATAGTGATCCTATTTCACTTGCCAATAATCTTAAATTTAATGGTGCAAAACAGATTTATATTGCCGATTTGGATTTAATTGAAAAAAGAGGACATAATCTTGATAAAATTAAAATGATAAACACAGTTCTCCCTGTTATGTTGGATAGTGGAATAAGGAATTTAGAATCATTTGATTTTTTCTTAAAATTTGCAAATAAGTTAATTGTTGCTAGTGAAACTCTTGAATCTATTGAAGAGCTGTATAAAATTTTTGATAAGTATCCAAAGGAAAGGATTATTGTTAGTGTAGATATTAAAAATGGAGAGTTACTTTCTAATTTTGAAGTTAGTTTAGATGATTTTAAAAAAGATTTGATTGAAATTGATCCTGATGAGATTATATTGTTAGATATATCTAATGTTGGAACAAAAAAAGGATTTAATACTGAATTATTAAATGAATTTTCTGAGTTTAAAGATAAATTAATTCTTGGTGGTGGTATAAATAAGGAAGAGATTCCTAATATAGAAAAATTTGGTATTAATAAAGCATTAGTTGGGTCTGCATTACATAATGGAGAAATAAGAATTATTTAA
- a CDS encoding GNAT family N-acetyltransferase translates to MVLKIVFTDENNENFIRIDQEQSDYYNDLLGAIAIDYRNICLDYKDHFVVLVFDDDLPIACGSFVEYCKDTVELKNLYVKEDYRNQGLGNTIVKKLEEESKIEGYDFIILETNIHMPIAISFYSKLNYNLIENYPPFVGNELCVCMKKKL, encoded by the coding sequence ATGGTTTTAAAAATTGTTTTTACCGATGAAAATAATGAAAATTTTATTAGAATTGATCAAGAACAATCTGATTATTATAATGATCTTCTAGGAGCTATTGCAATTGACTATAGGAATATTTGTCTAGATTATAAAGATCATTTTGTTGTTTTAGTTTTTGATGATGATTTGCCAATTGCATGTGGATCTTTTGTAGAGTACTGTAAAGATACTGTTGAACTTAAGAATCTTTATGTAAAAGAAGATTATAGAAATCAAGGATTAGGAAATACTATTGTTAAAAAGTTAGAAGAAGAGAGTAAAATAGAGGGATATGATTTTATTATTTTAGAAACAAATATTCACATGCCAATAGCTATTTCTTTTTATTCTAAATTAAATTATAATTTAATTGAAAATTATCCTCCCTTTGTTGGCAATGAACTTTGTGTTTGCATGAAGAAAAAATTGTGA
- a CDS encoding DUF4012 domain-containing protein, whose protein sequence is MERKNKLIIAIAIVSAIGILAVAWGTFLSGPDLSLGNKNILVLASDKNEQPGGGVDMAFMVKLENGSIKNYTPIYPGGKEHPTQPAPGNLQGKMRLHDSLWNGPEEGMQYAKEIVESNTGMHVDAVVVVYDEGLDAVIDSIRPLKIDGVETNLSATDIVRENDNYAGYKGRSSEITGTMSRGDSVMVLAKALSQAAADPDKRNKMVQTALSEYSKGNILMTPKGSFIGLMGTKGLENVV, encoded by the coding sequence ATGGAAAGGAAAAATAAACTTATTATAGCAATTGCGATTGTAAGTGCTATTGGAATATTAGCTGTAGCATGGGGTACCTTCTTAAGTGGCCCTGATTTGTCTTTAGGCAATAAAAATATATTGGTATTAGCTAGTGACAAAAATGAACAGCCAGGTGGAGGTGTGGACATGGCATTTATGGTCAAATTGGAAAATGGAAGTATAAAAAATTATACTCCTATATATCCTGGAGGAAAGGAACATCCTACACAACCAGCCCCAGGTAATCTTCAAGGAAAAATGCGTCTTCATGATTCTCTGTGGAATGGCCCAGAAGAAGGTATGCAGTATGCAAAAGAAATTGTAGAATCAAATACTGGAATGCATGTTGATGCTGTAGTAGTCGTCTATGATGAAGGATTAGATGCAGTTATAGATTCTATTAGGCCACTTAAAATTGATGGGGTAGAAACTAATCTTAGTGCAACAGATATTGTAAGAGAAAATGACAACTATGCAGGTTATAAGGGTAGAAGTAGTGAAATTACTGGAACTATGTCAAGAGGAGATTCAGTGATGGTATTAGCTAAAGCACTTTCACAAGCTGCTGCAGATCCTGATAAAAGAAATAAAATGGTTCAAACAGCTTTAAGTGAATATTCTAAAGGAAATATTTTGATGACTCCTAAAGGATCTTTCATTGGTTTAATGGGTACAAAAGGCCTTGAAAATGTTGTATGA
- a CDS encoding peptidoglycan-binding domain-containing protein: MGALILGKKYFICIYLFILYSLVSVSAIDVVKETKENNLIASLGHLEKGSYGQEVIDLQNWLKANKSYNGKIDGYFGVDTETALKMFEKDNNKLSGGKISILTKLSMVEKI, from the coding sequence ATGGGTGCGTTAATATTAGGGAAAAAATATTTTATTTGTATTTATCTTTTTATACTTTATTCTTTAGTCTCTGTAAGTGCAATTGATGTTGTAAAAGAGACTAAAGAAAATAATTTAATAGCTAGTTTAGGACATTTAGAAAAAGGTAGCTATGGTCAAGAAGTTATTGATCTTCAAAATTGGCTTAAGGCAAATAAATCCTATAATGGAAAAATAGATGGATATTTTGGAGTAGATACAGAAACTGCTCTTAAAATGTTTGAAAAAGATAATAATAAACTTAGTGGAGGAAAGATTAGTATTCTAACTAAATTGTCTATGGTTGAAAAAATATAA
- a CDS encoding potassium channel family protein, translated as MFIINYQLKNTIGNIFQALLTIFLFLIIADIVILVLGSIFPFQHYNQYIVANFDLIVSILLIFFLAINFFFFENIKKYFPNLLIIILAVIPFEFIFLSIWGYDMGAGVYTVLYVFRILHLFALLYTLKLLGSNFISFSKQNGLGYGIIAITAIFIIGSVLFYIFEFNLNPNIVVFEDAIWFSLVSVTTTGYGDIVPFTLAGRVTAAFLIVSGVSFATFATASLASSIFQKFREEKVTRDKELDEQNKLLIEKFEKTRDELNEIKGMIKKLEK; from the coding sequence GTGTTTATAATTAATTATCAGCTTAAAAATACTATAGGAAACATTTTTCAGGCATTATTGACAATATTTTTGTTTTTGATTATTGCAGACATAGTTATTTTAGTTTTAGGGTCAATATTCCCTTTTCAACATTATAATCAATATATTGTTGCTAACTTTGATTTAATTGTTTCAATACTTTTAATATTCTTTTTAGCTATCAATTTTTTCTTTTTTGAAAATATTAAAAAGTATTTTCCTAACTTATTAATAATTATTCTTGCAGTTATCCCATTTGAATTTATTTTTCTCTCTATTTGGGGGTATGATATGGGTGCAGGAGTTTATACAGTATTGTATGTTTTTAGAATTTTACATTTATTTGCTTTACTTTATACTTTGAAACTTTTAGGATCTAATTTTATTTCATTCTCAAAACAAAATGGGCTTGGCTATGGTATAATTGCTATTACTGCTATATTCATTATAGGGTCTGTTTTATTTTATATTTTTGAGTTTAATCTTAATCCAAATATAGTTGTATTTGAAGATGCAATTTGGTTTTCATTAGTTTCAGTAACCACTACTGGATATGGTGATATTGTGCCTTTTACTTTAGCTGGAAGAGTTACAGCTGCTTTTTTAATTGTTAGTGGAGTTTCTTTTGCTACATTTGCTACTGCATCTTTAGCAAGTTCTATATTTCAAAAATTCCGTGAAGAGAAAGTTACTCGAGATAAAGAACTTGATGAGCAAAATAAATTGTTAATAGAAAAGTTTGAAAAAACTCGGGATGAATTAAATGAAATTAAAGGTATGATTAAAAAATTAGAAAAATAG
- a CDS encoding DUF3194 domain-containing protein: MNKLKKLSQEDLDIISQYFSDKANEIILSKVPSKEVLDFDLQIDASYDDEELDINIDVDIALDELSKIKNDDIELAIEEAYNQLDVFIDENYRE, encoded by the coding sequence TTGAATAAACTTAAAAAATTATCCCAAGAGGATTTAGACATTATTTCACAGTATTTTTCAGATAAAGCTAATGAGATTATATTATCTAAAGTTCCATCAAAAGAAGTTTTAGATTTTGATCTTCAAATAGATGCTAGTTATGATGATGAAGAGTTAGATATTAATATTGATGTTGATATTGCTCTTGATGAACTTTCTAAAATCAAAAATGATGATATTGAGTTAGCTATTGAGGAAGCTTATAATCAGTTAGATGTTTTTATTGATGAAAATTATAGAGAATAA
- a CDS encoding KEOPS complex subunit Pcc1, protein MFSGGFYISEISFNALKSVESNIVIDLEDEKLAKIVFDSILLEFESSPDYRSNMYINLDNSKLIISIDSEDATSFRASINSAIKWIMVSLDVNDLIK, encoded by the coding sequence GTGTTTAGTGGAGGTTTTTATATTTCTGAAATTTCTTTTAATGCTTTAAAATCAGTTGAAAGTAATATCGTAATAGATTTAGAAGATGAAAAATTAGCTAAAATTGTCTTTGATTCTATTTTATTGGAATTTGAATCTTCTCCAGATTATAGGTCTAACATGTATATTAATCTAGATAATTCTAAACTTATTATAAGTATCGATTCTGAAGATGCTACTTCATTTCGTGCTTCTATCAACTCTGCTATTAAATGGATTATGGTATCATTAGATGTTAATGATTTAATTAAATGA
- a CDS encoding DUF1523 family protein, which yields MFVAPNWFEGWLIQFVMFIVIPLIIAIIIGLIIKRKKDSKGLGLISIGISFIIILLIMMPVGSVFWHYAYEVPSVQEKIITVQEWQPKAGIKYNTEGVMTIDNADQLMLITTEGEGFLNEENFLFQKFNTRDIFNDLKINGTYKIKYYGWRNGFNSGFPNILSVEKVINENGTTNNKYGDYFGVKLAKE from the coding sequence ATGTTTGTAGCACCTAATTGGTTTGAAGGATGGTTAATACAATTTGTAATGTTTATAGTAATACCCTTAATTATAGCAATAATCATAGGATTAATAATTAAAAGAAAAAAAGATAGTAAAGGATTAGGTCTTATTAGTATAGGAATATCTTTTATTATAATACTTCTTATTATGATGCCAGTAGGTAGTGTATTTTGGCATTATGCTTATGAAGTGCCATCTGTTCAAGAAAAAATAATCACAGTTCAAGAATGGCAACCTAAAGCAGGTATTAAATACAATACTGAAGGTGTTATGACAATAGACAATGCTGATCAATTAATGCTAATTACAACAGAAGGAGAAGGGTTTTTAAATGAAGAAAACTTCTTATTCCAAAAATTTAATACAAGAGACATTTTCAATGACTTAAAAATTAATGGAACCTATAAAATTAAATATTATGGGTGGAGAAATGGATTTAATAGTGGTTTTCCTAATATATTATCAGTAGAAAAAGTAATTAATGAAAATGGAACAACAAATAATAAATATGGTGATTATTTCGGAGTTAAGCTAGCAAAAGAATAA